One Desulfomicrobium apsheronum genomic region harbors:
- the purE gene encoding 5-(carboxyamino)imidazole ribonucleotide mutase — protein sequence MAPLVGVIMGSSSDWETMRHCSQTLEMLMVSHETQVVSAHRTPGLLFEYASGAEARGLRVIIAGAGGAAHLPGMAAAMTLLPVIGVPVRSKALSGMDSLLSIAQMPAGVPVGTMAIGKAGAVNAALLAAAILASQHPGIREALAEYRRKQTQTVLDNPVPGDPQ from the coding sequence ATGGCCCCTTTAGTTGGTGTCATCATGGGATCTTCCTCGGATTGGGAGACAATGCGGCACTGTTCCCAAACCCTTGAAATGCTGATGGTCTCTCATGAGACGCAGGTGGTTTCGGCGCACAGGACCCCGGGCCTGCTTTTTGAGTACGCTTCCGGGGCCGAGGCGCGCGGGCTGCGCGTGATCATTGCCGGTGCCGGAGGCGCGGCCCATCTGCCGGGCATGGCGGCGGCCATGACTCTGCTTCCGGTCATCGGCGTGCCTGTGCGCTCCAAGGCCTTAAGCGGCATGGACTCCCTGCTTTCCATCGCCCAGATGCCGGCAGGGGTGCCGGTGGGGACCATGGCCATCGGAAAGGCCGGGGCCGTCAACGCCGCGCTGCTGGCCGCAGCCATCCTCGCCTCGCAGCATCCAGGGATCCGAGAGGCTTTGGCGGAGTATCGGCGCAAGCAGACGCAGACCGTCCTGGACAATCCCGTGCCGGGAGATCCGCAATGA
- the hisI gene encoding phosphoribosyl-AMP cyclohydrolase: MEQPDFDKCGGLLPVIAQEAASGEVLMLAYMNEEAWNETLRTGEVHYYSRSRKTLWHKGGTSGHVQKVRSIRMDCDRDTVLVQVEQIGGAACHTGRRSCFYRERDAQGRWTDCSPMVFDPKEVYK; this comes from the coding sequence ATGGAACAGCCTGATTTTGATAAATGCGGTGGCCTTCTTCCGGTCATCGCCCAGGAGGCGGCGAGCGGCGAAGTGCTCATGCTCGCCTACATGAACGAAGAAGCCTGGAACGAGACCCTGCGTACCGGCGAGGTACATTACTACAGCCGCAGCCGGAAAACGCTGTGGCACAAGGGCGGCACTTCCGGGCATGTGCAGAAAGTGCGCTCCATACGAATGGACTGCGACAGGGACACGGTGCTGGTCCAGGTCGAGCAGATCGGCGGGGCGGCCTGTCACACGGGCCGCAGAAGTTGTTTTTATCGTGAACGAGACGCACAGGGGCGGTGGACGGACTGCTCCCCCATGGTGTTCGATCCCAAGGAGGTTTACAAATAA
- a CDS encoding 2-oxoacid:acceptor oxidoreductase family protein → MSAVKAMCVAEAGKGVVIQGNMAFAVGCVRAGIHAADGYPGTPSTEVIDKGLSQVQDMITVGWSVNEAVAAGVGFGHTLAGSDCVVTMKIPGLFQAADVITSAAFYTGQRGSLVYYIASDYTPSSTQHLVDPRYMLKSCCIPVFEPRNHQEMHEAARIAADIGRQFNTPVAVIASGVLCHSEGLVRLMETTTREKAPLPEKMSDFITLPVRARMFHDQVRTTRIPALRGMVEESPLNVLTRGDGKIGIITHGVNDLFVEEVRAATGKNVDVLSLGFTYPLPMDLIRRFCESIDGPVYVIEDGYRFIQEAIQAEGIAVQGKGADETVTEWTPALISARLGLAEPAGKSAVASLPRPPMICAGCPYRLFGQIVGKMRKKGKLEAVFGDIGCNTLLHFLNAMDTALAMGASEAKRLGYVLSRPEAASKCLAVLGDGTECHSGMDATRNTIFRNIPGVKVILNNEWTAMTGGQPSPTSPANLAGDPNVFDLNASLKAHGANVVEVSGYDKKALEKALKTALAAAETGTFTTLVVTGVCIRKMPKESYGVKMAVDPELCIRCGMCQICSGIEADAEGLPFFNNICTGCVSQNPACAQMCPKGAIAPAKDQSACGLTSCPDLPVPPETIDLPAIGGLPAFLSVAIRGVGGQGNLFFGRVLTQLAYLLGYDQQNIVKGETHGMAQMGGPVISTFACGAVHSPVLMPGTTQCLVCMERSEVFRPGFLDMLRPGGTVILADTAIMPPLFKAENYPTVEAVREALSGYKVIDVDVLATALGLGDPTGRSANVVMIGVLSTLAPFDSFPNEYWLQALKNVSPKPAIWQANYAAFLAGRELGGK, encoded by the coding sequence ATGAGTGCAGTGAAGGCGATGTGTGTCGCAGAGGCGGGCAAGGGTGTGGTCATTCAGGGCAACATGGCTTTTGCCGTGGGTTGCGTGAGGGCCGGAATCCACGCGGCGGACGGTTATCCCGGGACGCCCAGCACCGAGGTCATCGACAAGGGCCTCTCCCAGGTCCAGGACATGATCACCGTGGGCTGGTCCGTGAACGAGGCCGTGGCGGCGGGAGTGGGATTCGGCCATACCCTGGCCGGTAGCGACTGTGTCGTGACCATGAAGATTCCGGGCCTTTTTCAGGCCGCCGACGTGATAACTTCAGCCGCCTTCTACACCGGCCAGCGCGGCAGTCTCGTCTATTACATCGCCAGCGATTACACGCCAAGTTCCACCCAGCATCTGGTGGACCCGCGCTACATGCTCAAAAGCTGCTGCATTCCGGTCTTCGAGCCGCGCAACCACCAGGAGATGCACGAGGCGGCCCGCATCGCGGCGGATATTGGACGGCAGTTCAACACGCCCGTGGCCGTCATCGCCAGCGGAGTGCTCTGTCACAGCGAGGGCCTGGTACGCCTGATGGAAACGACCACGCGCGAAAAGGCTCCCCTGCCCGAGAAGATGAGCGATTTCATCACCCTGCCCGTGCGTGCGCGGATGTTTCATGATCAGGTTCGCACCACCCGCATCCCGGCCCTGCGCGGGATGGTCGAGGAGAGTCCGCTCAATGTTCTGACCAGAGGCGACGGCAAGATCGGCATCATCACCCACGGCGTGAACGACCTCTTCGTGGAGGAGGTCCGGGCCGCCACGGGCAAGAATGTGGATGTCCTGTCCCTGGGCTTCACCTACCCCCTGCCCATGGATCTCATCCGCCGCTTCTGCGAAAGCATCGACGGTCCTGTTTACGTCATCGAGGACGGCTATCGCTTCATCCAGGAGGCTATCCAGGCCGAAGGAATCGCCGTTCAGGGCAAGGGCGCGGACGAGACCGTCACCGAATGGACTCCGGCGCTCATTTCCGCCCGCCTGGGTCTGGCCGAGCCGGCCGGAAAATCCGCCGTGGCCAGTCTGCCGCGTCCGCCCATGATCTGCGCGGGCTGTCCGTATCGTCTTTTCGGCCAGATCGTCGGCAAGATGCGCAAGAAGGGCAAGCTTGAAGCGGTGTTCGGCGATATCGGCTGCAACACCCTGCTGCATTTCCTGAACGCCATGGACACCGCCCTGGCCATGGGCGCCAGCGAAGCCAAGCGGCTGGGCTATGTCCTGTCCCGCCCCGAGGCCGCGAGCAAATGCCTGGCAGTGCTCGGCGACGGCACGGAGTGTCACAGCGGCATGGACGCGACCCGCAACACGATTTTCAGGAACATCCCCGGCGTCAAGGTCATCCTGAACAACGAATGGACCGCCATGACCGGCGGACAGCCTTCGCCCACGTCTCCCGCCAACCTGGCCGGGGATCCCAATGTCTTCGACCTGAATGCAAGCCTGAAGGCGCACGGGGCCAATGTGGTCGAGGTCAGCGGCTATGACAAGAAAGCCCTGGAAAAAGCGCTCAAGACCGCTCTTGCGGCCGCCGAGACCGGCACCTTCACCACCCTTGTGGTTACGGGCGTGTGCATCCGCAAGATGCCCAAGGAGTCCTACGGCGTCAAAATGGCCGTGGACCCGGAGCTGTGCATCCGCTGCGGCATGTGCCAGATCTGCTCCGGCATAGAAGCCGACGCCGAGGGGCTGCCCTTCTTCAACAACATCTGTACCGGCTGTGTGAGCCAGAACCCGGCCTGCGCCCAGATGTGCCCCAAGGGCGCCATCGCCCCGGCCAAGGACCAGAGCGCCTGCGGCCTGACCAGCTGTCCGGATCTGCCCGTTCCGCCCGAGACCATCGACCTGCCCGCCATCGGCGGCCTGCCCGCCTTCCTGTCCGTGGCTATTCGCGGCGTCGGCGGCCAGGGCAATCTCTTCTTTGGTCGGGTGCTGACCCAGCTCGCGTACCTGCTCGGCTACGACCAGCAGAACATCGTCAAGGGTGAGACCCACGGCATGGCCCAGATGGGCGGCCCGGTCATCAGCACCTTCGCCTGCGGCGCGGTCCATTCCCCCGTGCTCATGCCCGGCACCACCCAGTGCCTGGTCTGCATGGAGCGCAGCGAAGTGTTCCGCCCCGGTTTCCTGGACATGCTGAGGCCTGGCGGCACGGTCATTCTGGCCGATACGGCCATCATGCCCCCGCTCTTCAAGGCCGAGAACTATCCGACGGTGGAAGCCGTGCGCGAGGCCTTAAGCGGGTACAAGGTCATCGACGTCGATGTGCTCGCAACGGCCCTTGGCCTTGGCGACCCCACGGGCCGCAGCGCCAACGTGGTCATGATCGGAGTCCTGAGCACTCTTGCTCCCTTCGATTCATTCCCCAACGAATACTGGCTGCAGGCTCTCAAGAACGTCAGCCCCAAGCCGGCCATCTGGCAGGCCAACTACGCGGCCTTCCTGGCAGGACGGGAACTGGGCGGAAAATAG
- a CDS encoding tetratricopeptide repeat protein, which yields MKTCTMVLILCFVLAGCGARGASRGASSNMGSKEVDLHLNLVESYINSGQHQLALQELLKVEPAAKHLPKFHFDSGMVFRGLQEFEKARESFARAVEIDQEYGEAWNNLGTIEEALGREKEAEAAYREALGILPYITPEFPAYNLGALLLRQGRVKEAEEFARKALRNWRFMLAYKLLSEVFVAQNRLDDAEAVLKSGLEADMDSVAIMLALAEHQMRMGKTSDAETLFARIVKQYPKSGEAKAAKDYLDFLQ from the coding sequence ATGAAGACATGCACGATGGTTCTCATTTTATGCTTCGTCCTGGCTGGGTGCGGAGCCCGAGGGGCTTCCAGGGGCGCATCGTCGAATATGGGCTCCAAGGAAGTGGATTTACACCTCAATTTGGTCGAATCTTACATCAACAGCGGTCAGCACCAGTTGGCTTTGCAGGAACTTCTTAAAGTAGAACCTGCGGCCAAGCACCTGCCCAAGTTTCATTTTGATTCCGGTATGGTATTTCGTGGTCTGCAGGAATTCGAGAAAGCCCGCGAAAGTTTTGCCCGCGCTGTGGAGATCGATCAGGAATACGGCGAGGCCTGGAATAATTTAGGAACGATCGAGGAAGCATTGGGCCGGGAAAAGGAGGCTGAGGCCGCCTACCGCGAAGCGCTTGGCATCCTACCCTACATTACGCCGGAGTTTCCGGCTTACAATCTGGGCGCGCTGTTGTTGCGTCAGGGGCGTGTTAAGGAGGCCGAGGAGTTCGCACGTAAGGCTTTGCGAAACTGGCGTTTTATGCTGGCCTATAAGCTCCTTTCGGAAGTTTTTGTGGCCCAGAACCGTCTTGATGATGCAGAAGCGGTGCTCAAGAGTGGTTTGGAAGCGGACATGGACAGTGTCGCTATCATGCTAGCGTTGGCCGAACATCAGATGCGCATGGGTAAAACTTCTGATGCCGAAACTCTTTTCGCGCGCATCGTCAAACAGTATCCCAAGTCCGGCGAAGCCAAGGCCGCCAAGGATTATCTGGACTTTCTGCAGTGA
- the ptrA gene encoding pitrilysin: MPILRFVLFFLFITTQALAAQVRVSDTDYRAYRTLTLDSGLEVLLVQDERASKAAAALALPVGSLDNPDSQPGLAHYLEHMLFLGSKSYPGPEEYQSFITRNGGQTNAATGYTSTTYMMEVDPPAFAEALRRMADTLAHPRLDPVYADKERNAVNAEMESKKHSDGRRLAMLTLSTLNPEHPGTRFTGGNLETLSDKPGSLLHEELVRFHATWYSANLMKGVLYGPRSLDELEALARRELAVIPDRQAKVAVPTVPPATDAEKGVIIGVRPVRETRSLSIDFALPQTLDDYRTKPLQVVSAVLGTETSHSLIEVLRDKGLALSLSAGGDTTSLRNGVTLSLFVQLTEEGDRRRDEVLATIFAYFDLLRTQGLDQAYFDQLQRIWDMEFRFAPLTSGFDYVASAARRMLLHPIEDVNFGFYRLDSYDREAVNTVTQALRPENARIFQVGPDQPVDREAFFYQTPYSTRPVQADDIARWAELSAGMDLRLPDLNPFLPDDFSLVAPKGDARPRELADRPGLSLWYANSAFRQEPRAILMTRLQSTRFASTIEQTALQGVLLELWDQKQAGLRYQAIEAGLGLSISGDEGIVIRIDGFSQHQTDLLPRVLGFLKQEVTPEDFEQAKAEQLRDLANMEKQGLFGQAMGAMRNLLKTPSWDHRAIEEATKGLTLKDFSQYLSAVRRDMRFTVFGFGNVTEDDLQRLTADLEQFVGPEAGAPPTATRIAPRQGVAADYRKHSVLEDSALVELFLDPAPGPRSKARMLLLEGLLSPRFFNRLRTEEQLGYVATTFPVMFAHNAGIGFGVQSPVQGTAGLADRFESFYFHALAQMRAVTKEEFAGVRQGVLASLTKSPDTLEEEFGWLETDLRLGNRDFDSLDRLVDALKAISLPEVIRSYETMVIGPGGTRALIQIQGSRFDDFGWARKTNARPVKEPEDFHKLMGLQRYQGL, encoded by the coding sequence ATGCCCATATTGCGTTTTGTTCTTTTCTTCCTGTTCATCACCACCCAGGCCCTTGCGGCCCAGGTGCGCGTTTCCGACACGGATTACCGCGCCTACCGGACTCTGACCCTGGACTCGGGCCTGGAGGTGCTGCTGGTGCAGGACGAGCGCGCCTCCAAGGCCGCCGCCGCCCTGGCCCTGCCCGTGGGCAGTCTCGACAACCCGGACTCCCAACCCGGACTGGCCCATTATCTGGAGCACATGCTCTTTCTGGGCTCCAAATCCTATCCCGGCCCCGAGGAGTACCAGTCCTTCATCACCAGAAACGGCGGCCAGACCAACGCGGCCACGGGCTACACCTCCACCACGTACATGATGGAAGTCGATCCGCCCGCCTTTGCCGAGGCCCTGCGGCGCATGGCCGACACCCTGGCCCACCCGAGACTTGACCCGGTCTATGCGGACAAGGAGCGAAACGCCGTCAACGCCGAGATGGAGTCCAAGAAGCACAGCGACGGCCGCCGCCTGGCCATGCTGACGCTCTCGACCCTGAACCCCGAGCATCCCGGCACCCGCTTCACGGGCGGAAATCTGGAGACCCTGTCCGACAAGCCGGGCAGCCTCCTGCACGAGGAACTGGTACGCTTCCACGCTACCTGGTACTCGGCGAACCTGATGAAAGGCGTGCTCTACGGGCCCCGCAGCCTCGACGAACTGGAAGCCCTGGCCAGACGGGAGCTCGCCGTCATCCCCGATCGTCAGGCCAAGGTGGCCGTTCCCACCGTGCCCCCGGCCACGGATGCCGAAAAGGGCGTCATCATCGGGGTTCGTCCCGTGCGCGAGACCCGCAGCCTGAGCATCGATTTCGCCCTGCCCCAGACTCTGGACGACTACCGCACCAAGCCCCTGCAGGTCGTGTCCGCCGTGCTCGGCACGGAGACCTCGCACTCCTTGATCGAGGTCCTGCGCGACAAGGGACTGGCGCTGTCCTTAAGCGCCGGAGGCGACACCACCAGCCTTCGCAACGGCGTAACCCTCTCCCTCTTCGTGCAGCTTACCGAAGAAGGCGACAGACGCCGCGACGAGGTCCTGGCCACAATCTTTGCCTACTTCGACCTGCTGCGCACCCAGGGCCTGGATCAGGCCTATTTCGATCAGCTGCAGCGCATCTGGGACATGGAATTCCGCTTCGCCCCCCTGACCAGCGGCTTCGACTATGTCGCCTCCGCCGCCAGACGGATGCTCCTGCATCCCATCGAGGATGTGAATTTCGGTTTCTATCGCCTGGATTCCTACGACCGCGAGGCCGTGAACACGGTGACCCAGGCGCTGCGGCCCGAAAACGCGCGGATCTTCCAGGTCGGCCCGGACCAGCCCGTGGACAGGGAGGCTTTTTTCTACCAGACGCCGTACAGCACAAGGCCGGTCCAAGCAGACGACATTGCCCGCTGGGCCGAGCTTTCAGCGGGGATGGACCTGCGCCTTCCGGATCTGAATCCCTTTCTGCCGGACGACTTCTCCCTGGTCGCACCCAAGGGCGACGCAAGGCCCCGCGAACTCGCGGACAGACCCGGCCTCTCCCTCTGGTACGCCAACTCCGCATTCCGCCAGGAGCCCAGGGCCATTCTCATGACCCGGTTGCAGTCCACGCGATTCGCTTCCACCATCGAACAAACGGCCCTGCAGGGCGTGCTGCTCGAACTGTGGGACCAGAAACAGGCGGGCCTGCGCTATCAGGCCATAGAGGCGGGGCTCGGACTGTCGATATCCGGAGACGAAGGCATCGTGATCCGCATCGACGGCTTCAGTCAGCACCAGACAGACCTCTTGCCCCGGGTGCTGGGCTTTCTTAAGCAGGAAGTTACGCCGGAAGACTTTGAACAGGCCAAGGCGGAACAACTGCGCGATCTTGCCAACATGGAAAAACAGGGGCTGTTCGGCCAGGCCATGGGTGCGATGCGCAATCTGCTCAAGACTCCGTCGTGGGATCACCGGGCTATCGAAGAGGCGACAAAGGGGCTGACCCTGAAGGATTTCAGCCAATACCTGAGCGCAGTGCGCCGGGATATGCGTTTCACGGTCTTTGGCTTCGGCAATGTCACGGAAGATGACCTGCAACGGCTGACGGCGGACCTTGAACAGTTTGTCGGTCCCGAAGCCGGAGCGCCTCCAACGGCAACGCGCATCGCGCCCAGGCAGGGCGTGGCGGCGGATTATCGCAAGCACAGCGTGCTGGAGGACAGCGCGCTGGTCGAACTCTTCCTCGACCCCGCGCCCGGCCCCCGTTCCAAGGCGCGCATGCTGCTCCTTGAGGGCCTGCTTTCCCCCCGCTTCTTCAACAGGCTGCGCACCGAGGAACAGCTCGGGTACGTGGCCACGACCTTTCCGGTCATGTTCGCGCACAATGCCGGGATCGGATTCGGCGTGCAAAGTCCGGTGCAGGGCACTGCAGGTCTGGCGGACAGATTTGAATCCTTCTATTTCCATGCGCTTGCGCAGATGCGCGCTGTGACAAAAGAGGAATTCGCAGGAGTGCGACAGGGCGTGCTGGCCTCGCTGACCAAGAGCCCGGACACCCTCGAAGAGGAGTTCGGCTGGCTTGAAACAGACCTGCGTCTTGGAAATCGGGACTTCGACAGCCTGGATCGATTGGTGGATGCCCTGAAGGCAATCTCCCTGCCCGAGGTCATACGTTCCTACGAGACCATGGTCATTGGTCCCGGCGGCACGCGGGCTCTCATCCAGATCCAGGGGTCACGCTTCGACGACTTCGGCTGGGCACGCAAAACGAACGCAAGGCCGGTCAAAGAACCGGAAGACTTCCACAAGCTCATGGGCCTGCAGCGCTACCAAGGCCTCTAG
- a CDS encoding 5-(carboxyamino)imidazole ribonucleotide synthase, which translates to MIIGVLGGGQLARMLALAGLPLGFDFVFYDPAPAPCVASLGEHVRGEYSDRVMLSRFARQVDVITYESENIPLECVEFLSRITPVHPGARALNCSGDRLREKRIFQELGIPAPAFRAVDSLAALNGAIEEIGLPAVLKTRTLGYDGKGQFVLRSRDDVTRAWEMLGGFSLVLESLVAFDREISVLGVRDQAGKILFYPLSENVHHDGVLRFSRSCPRDPMQKPAEELAGKLLRHVDYVGVLALELFQVGPVLLANEMAPRVHNSGHWTIEGAMTSQFENHLRAIAGLPLGKTSVTGHSAMVNFIGRQPDLAGLLALRGLHVHLYGKAERPGRKVGHATLWSGSGASFEEGCRTLRSLL; encoded by the coding sequence ATGATCATCGGTGTGCTCGGCGGCGGCCAGCTTGCGCGCATGCTCGCCCTGGCGGGCCTGCCCCTTGGCTTTGATTTCGTGTTCTATGATCCCGCGCCCGCTCCGTGCGTCGCCTCTCTTGGCGAACATGTGCGCGGGGAATATTCCGACCGCGTCATGCTCTCCCGATTTGCCCGGCAGGTGGACGTCATCACCTACGAGTCTGAGAACATTCCCCTTGAGTGCGTTGAATTTCTTTCGCGGATCACGCCTGTGCACCCTGGCGCGCGGGCATTGAACTGCTCCGGCGACAGGCTGCGCGAGAAAAGAATTTTTCAGGAACTGGGCATTCCCGCCCCGGCCTTCAGGGCGGTGGATTCATTGGCGGCGCTGAACGGGGCCATCGAGGAAATCGGCCTGCCCGCCGTGCTGAAGACCCGCACCCTTGGCTACGATGGAAAAGGCCAGTTCGTGCTGCGCAGCCGTGACGATGTAACCAGGGCGTGGGAGATGCTCGGCGGTTTTTCCCTGGTGCTGGAGAGCCTGGTCGCGTTCGATCGCGAAATCTCTGTTCTCGGGGTTCGTGACCAGGCGGGAAAGATCCTGTTTTATCCGCTCAGCGAGAACGTCCATCATGACGGGGTGTTGCGGTTTTCCAGGAGCTGCCCGCGTGATCCGATGCAAAAGCCGGCGGAGGAACTGGCCGGAAAACTCCTCCGGCACGTGGATTATGTGGGAGTCCTGGCCCTGGAATTGTTTCAGGTCGGGCCCGTGCTGCTGGCCAACGAGATGGCGCCGCGGGTGCACAATTCCGGTCACTGGACCATCGAGGGGGCCATGACGAGCCAGTTCGAGAACCATTTGCGGGCCATCGCGGGGCTGCCTTTGGGCAAGACTTCCGTTACCGGGCATTCGGCCATGGTCAATTTTATCGGAAGACAGCCTGATCTGGCAGGACTGTTGGCGCTGCGCGGTCTGCATGTCCATCTTTACGGCAAGGCGGAACGCCCCGGGCGCAAAGTCGGACACGCCACGTTGTGGAGCGGAAGCGGAGCCTCCTTCGAGGAGGGATGCAGGACCCTGCGGTCGTTGCTGTGA
- the hisG gene encoding ATP phosphoribosyltransferase, with translation MVDGKQMRIGIPKGSLEEATVKLFAKAGWKVTSHHRNYFPEINDPELTCSLCRAQEMARYVENGLLDAGLTGKDWILENQSDVVIVDDLIYSKASNRPAKWVLAVAGDSPYKRPEDLAGKKIATEFLSFTKRYFEEAGIPVEVEYSWGATEAKVVEGLVDAIVEITETGTTIKAHGLRIIAELLQTNTQLIANKESWKDPWKRAKIENMNTLLQGALRADKLVALKMNAPADVVDKVMALLPSMNSPTIAHLHNSDWLSIETVVETCQVRDLVPKLQSVGAQAIIEYSLNKVI, from the coding sequence ATGGTTGATGGAAAACAGATGCGCATCGGAATACCGAAGGGTTCCCTGGAAGAGGCCACAGTCAAGCTTTTCGCCAAGGCCGGCTGGAAGGTGACCTCGCACCACCGGAACTACTTCCCGGAAATAAACGACCCTGAACTGACCTGCTCATTGTGCCGGGCCCAGGAAATGGCCCGCTACGTGGAAAACGGTCTCCTCGACGCCGGACTGACCGGCAAGGACTGGATTCTTGAGAATCAGTCGGACGTCGTCATCGTGGATGACCTCATCTATTCCAAGGCCAGCAATCGTCCGGCCAAATGGGTGCTGGCCGTGGCTGGCGACTCTCCGTACAAGCGGCCTGAAGATCTGGCCGGGAAGAAGATCGCCACGGAATTTCTGAGCTTCACCAAGCGCTATTTCGAGGAAGCGGGAATCCCCGTGGAAGTCGAATATTCCTGGGGTGCCACCGAGGCCAAGGTTGTCGAGGGGCTGGTGGACGCCATCGTCGAGATCACCGAAACCGGCACGACCATCAAGGCCCACGGCCTGCGCATCATCGCCGAGCTTTTGCAGACCAACACCCAGCTCATCGCCAACAAGGAATCCTGGAAGGATCCGTGGAAGCGGGCCAAGATCGAAAACATGAACACTCTCCTGCAGGGAGCGCTCAGGGCCGACAAGCTGGTAGCCCTGAAAATGAACGCCCCGGCCGATGTCGTGGACAAGGTCATGGCGCTGCTGCCGAGCATGAACTCCCCGACCATCGCGCACCTGCACAACTCCGACTGGCTGTCCATCGAGACCGTCGTCGAGACCTGCCAGGTTCGGGATCTGGTGCCGAAACTGCAGTCGGTGGGTGCTCAGGCCATCATCGAGTACTCCCTCAACAAGGTCATCTAA
- a CDS encoding LysR family transcriptional regulator, whose product MLNYKQLHYFWNVATAGGIRRAAERMHLTPQTLSGQIGELERDLGVKLFVRSGRRLEITEAGKLALARADEIFQIGNELTEMLKASPPEEALPFRVGLADSVPKSIAFRLLAPAFELTTPIRLLCHRDRLENLFAELAIHKLELVIADQQLPSGLGVKAFNHPLGNCSMTFFGVQDLARRYRPNFPRSLEGAPMLMPTGSARGALGGWFAEHGIHPRVVGEFDDTALLKTFGQAGLGLFPAPSVMKEEVRRVYDVEVVGEAKDVDVRYFAISAERRLKHPAVMAVSAHARQNLFGG is encoded by the coding sequence ATGCTCAACTACAAACAACTCCACTATTTCTGGAACGTGGCCACGGCAGGCGGCATCAGGCGCGCGGCCGAACGCATGCACCTGACTCCGCAGACGCTCAGCGGACAGATCGGCGAACTGGAGCGGGACCTTGGCGTCAAGCTCTTCGTGCGCTCCGGGCGACGGCTCGAAATCACCGAGGCAGGCAAACTCGCCCTGGCCCGCGCCGATGAAATCTTCCAGATCGGCAACGAACTGACCGAAATGCTCAAGGCTTCCCCGCCGGAAGAAGCCTTGCCCTTCCGCGTAGGGCTGGCGGATTCGGTGCCCAAATCCATCGCTTTTCGCCTCCTGGCCCCGGCCTTTGAGCTGACCACCCCCATCCGGCTTTTGTGTCACCGGGACAGACTGGAAAACCTGTTTGCCGAACTGGCCATACACAAGCTCGAACTTGTCATTGCCGACCAGCAGTTGCCTTCCGGGCTCGGGGTGAAGGCTTTCAACCACCCTCTTGGCAACTGTTCGATGACGTTTTTCGGAGTGCAGGACCTTGCCCGGCGCTACCGGCCCAATTTTCCGCGCTCCCTGGAAGGGGCGCCCATGCTCATGCCGACGGGAAGCGCACGCGGCGCGCTGGGCGGATGGTTTGCCGAGCACGGGATTCATCCGCGCGTGGTGGGAGAGTTCGACGACACGGCCTTGCTGAAAACCTTTGGCCAGGCCGGCCTTGGGCTCTTTCCGGCGCCAAGCGTGATGAAAGAGGAGGTCCGTCGCGTTTACGACGTGGAGGTGGTGGGAGAAGCGAAAGACGTCGATGTGCGCTATTTCGCCATTTCGGCAGAAAGACGCCTCAAGCATCCTGCAGTCATGGCCGTGAGCGCGCATGCGCGGCAAAATCTCTTTGGTGGTTGA